In Longimicrobiales bacterium, one DNA window encodes the following:
- a CDS encoding SIS domain-containing protein, with protein MSAREAVAPHLAEPHAVTAAVIESMPEAIDQLADRISATVDSGGTLFFCGNGDSAADAQHLAAEYVVRFTSDRRPIAALALTTDQSVLTASGNDFGFTSAFERQVHTLGRKGDLLVMHSTSGDSENLLRAASATREIGVETAALLARDGRRLLGVVDFALVVPTESTARAQEMHLLIGHIVCDIVEEALSG; from the coding sequence ATGAGTGCGCGGGAAGCGGTGGCTCCGCATCTGGCAGAGCCCCACGCTGTGACCGCCGCGGTCATCGAATCAATGCCTGAAGCGATCGATCAGCTAGCCGACAGGATCTCCGCGACAGTTGATTCCGGAGGTACGCTTTTTTTCTGCGGGAATGGCGACTCAGCAGCGGATGCGCAGCACCTCGCCGCCGAGTACGTCGTACGCTTCACGAGCGACCGCCGGCCCATCGCTGCGCTGGCCCTCACGACGGACCAGTCCGTCCTGACCGCGTCCGGTAACGACTTCGGATTCACGTCGGCCTTCGAACGGCAGGTTCACACTCTTGGCCGGAAGGGAGATCTCTTGGTCATGCACTCCACGAGCGGAGACTCGGAGAACCTTCTGCGGGCCGCGTCAGCTACGCGCGAGATCGGTGTGGAAACCGCAGCGTTGCTTGCTCGAGATGGGAGAAGGCTGCTGGGTGTCGTGGATTTCGCACTCGTCGTCCCCACCGAGTCCACCGCACGAGCTCAGGAGATGCACCTTTTGATCGGGCACATCGTCTGTGACATCGTGGAAGAAGCTCTCTCCGGATGA
- the alaS gene encoding alanine--tRNA ligase, whose product MKTADIRSRFLEFFKERGHEVHPSASLVPSDDPTLLFTNAGMVPFKRVFLGQEDLGYKRAASSQRCVRAGGKHNDLEEVGITTRHHTFFEMLGNFSFGDYFKTEAIRFAFDLLTKEYGLDPERLYATVHHTDDEAAQLWAEDIGLPAERIYRLGDKDNFWQMADTGPCGPCSELHYDLRENRTPVASSEEFEELNESGQIVELWNLVFMQFDRDPDGTLHPLPAPCVDTGLGLERVAAVLQGVDSNYHTDLFESILERVAELVGRPYDRAAEEGVSYRVLADHARAVAFLLSDGVYPANDGRGYVLRRILRRGVRHAWLLGRREPTLVGVVGAVIDTMRSAYPELEERREHIESATRAEEERFLLTIEGGMQRFSELASGDGGEIPGEEAFKLYDTFGFPLDLTQLIAEEKGYSVDVLAFETALEAQRARSRADRAAGSVGGVVEDNGEGWTTLGNGEQAFVGYESLSVETTALRYKDTAAGLGLLLAENPFYVESGGQVSDGGTVQGQGWSMEVERLAKVLGGTAVFGRVKGSFPGEARTLTVRAEVPRGLRNDTVRNHTATHLLHAALRSVLGDHVAQKGSLVAPDRLRFDFAHNAPMTDEERGKVESIINDEIWANHPVQIATRSYDEAVAAGAMALFGEKYSDVVRVVNVPGVSMELCGGVHVRSTGDIGLFRIAGESGVAAGVRRIEALTGRGAHGYFAEQDRTLREAAVALKTQPDSLVRRGEELLAEKAELESLLDELRQGGNGGESVILEETVAIDGGGSSSYRGVRLRARDIDDARKWGDAFLAAGESGVAVLAAELPGDKKALFAFVTDDMISRGVSADAVVREVAALVGGRGGGRPHMAQAGVEDPARLDEALNAGAVAVRTLLGGESA is encoded by the coding sequence ATGAAGACTGCCGACATTCGCAGCCGCTTTCTCGAATTCTTCAAGGAGCGCGGACATGAGGTGCATCCGAGCGCATCCCTTGTCCCGAGCGATGACCCGACGTTGCTCTTCACGAATGCTGGGATGGTGCCCTTCAAACGGGTATTTCTCGGGCAGGAAGATCTGGGCTACAAGCGTGCGGCCTCATCCCAGCGCTGTGTTCGCGCCGGGGGGAAACACAACGACCTCGAGGAGGTCGGCATCACGACGAGGCACCACACCTTCTTCGAGATGCTCGGCAACTTTTCGTTCGGTGACTACTTCAAGACCGAAGCGATCAGGTTTGCGTTCGATCTTTTGACGAAGGAGTACGGCCTCGATCCAGAGCGTCTGTACGCCACTGTTCATCACACCGATGACGAGGCGGCTCAGCTATGGGCCGAAGACATCGGACTACCTGCAGAGCGGATCTATCGGCTGGGAGATAAGGACAATTTCTGGCAGATGGCCGATACCGGTCCATGCGGGCCCTGTTCAGAGCTGCACTACGACCTGCGCGAGAATCGCACGCCGGTGGCCAGCAGTGAGGAATTCGAGGAACTCAATGAGTCAGGCCAGATCGTAGAGCTTTGGAACCTGGTATTCATGCAGTTCGACCGAGACCCCGACGGGACGCTGCACCCGCTTCCGGCTCCTTGTGTCGACACCGGACTTGGGCTCGAGCGGGTGGCTGCTGTGCTGCAAGGAGTGGATTCCAACTACCACACCGATCTCTTCGAGTCGATTCTCGAGCGGGTCGCGGAGTTGGTTGGCCGCCCTTACGATCGTGCCGCCGAAGAGGGGGTCAGCTATCGGGTGCTCGCTGATCACGCGAGGGCCGTGGCGTTTCTCCTTTCGGACGGGGTATACCCGGCGAATGACGGTCGCGGTTATGTCCTCCGCAGAATTCTTCGCAGAGGTGTGCGACACGCCTGGCTGCTGGGACGCAGGGAGCCGACGTTGGTGGGCGTGGTCGGAGCCGTAATCGACACGATGCGCTCGGCCTACCCGGAACTCGAAGAGCGTCGGGAGCACATCGAAAGTGCCACCCGAGCCGAAGAGGAGCGTTTCCTTTTGACGATCGAGGGCGGCATGCAGCGGTTTTCGGAACTCGCGTCAGGTGACGGAGGGGAGATCCCAGGGGAAGAAGCCTTCAAGCTCTATGATACCTTCGGCTTCCCGCTGGACCTCACGCAGCTCATCGCGGAGGAGAAGGGATACTCGGTCGACGTACTTGCTTTCGAAACCGCACTTGAGGCGCAGCGGGCCCGGTCACGAGCCGATCGCGCCGCCGGGAGTGTCGGCGGTGTGGTAGAGGACAACGGTGAAGGGTGGACGACGCTCGGGAACGGCGAACAAGCGTTCGTCGGATATGAGTCACTCTCCGTGGAAACGACGGCCCTTCGCTACAAGGATACGGCCGCTGGTCTGGGCCTTTTGCTTGCTGAGAACCCGTTCTACGTGGAGAGCGGCGGACAGGTTTCTGATGGTGGCACTGTCCAGGGGCAGGGCTGGTCCATGGAAGTGGAACGGCTCGCAAAGGTACTGGGCGGCACTGCTGTCTTCGGCAGGGTCAAGGGCTCCTTCCCTGGTGAGGCTCGCACACTGACGGTCCGCGCTGAGGTGCCGCGCGGCTTACGCAACGACACGGTTCGCAACCACACTGCGACTCACCTGCTGCACGCGGCGCTCCGCTCGGTCCTCGGCGACCACGTCGCTCAGAAAGGATCGCTCGTTGCTCCGGACCGACTTCGCTTTGATTTCGCCCACAACGCTCCGATGACCGATGAGGAGCGAGGCAAGGTTGAGTCGATCATAAATGACGAAATCTGGGCCAATCATCCCGTCCAAATTGCGACCCGATCATATGACGAGGCAGTCGCGGCAGGAGCGATGGCCCTTTTCGGTGAGAAGTACTCTGATGTGGTGCGCGTGGTGAATGTCCCGGGGGTGAGCATGGAACTCTGCGGCGGAGTGCATGTCCGGAGTACGGGTGACATCGGCCTCTTCCGCATCGCGGGTGAGTCCGGGGTGGCCGCTGGAGTGCGCCGGATCGAAGCCCTGACGGGTCGGGGCGCTCATGGATACTTCGCCGAACAGGACCGGACGCTTCGCGAGGCCGCAGTCGCGTTGAAGACGCAGCCCGACAGCCTCGTTAGACGGGGGGAGGAATTGCTCGCAGAGAAGGCCGAACTGGAATCGCTCCTGGACGAACTGAGACAGGGCGGTAATGGAGGAGAGTCCGTCATTCTCGAGGAAACAGTTGCGATCGACGGTGGTGGCTCGAGCTCCTATCGCGGAGTCCGATTGCGCGCTCGCGATATCGACGACGCGAGGAAGTGGGGCGACGCGTTCCTGGCGGCAGGCGAAAGTGGTGTGGCTGTGCTGGCAGCGGAGTTGCCGGGGGACAAGAAGGCTTTGTTCGCCTTCGTAACCGACGATATGATCTCTCGTGGGGTTAGTGCTGACGCAGTTGTGAGGGAGGTTGCGGCGCTCGTGGGTGGTCGGGGAGGAGGTCGACCGCACATGGCTCAGGCGGGTGTGGAAGATCCTGCCCGCTTGGACGAAGCTCTGAATGCGGGTGCCGTCGCGGTGCGCACGCTACTGGGCGGCGAGAGCGCGTAG